The Panicum hallii strain FIL2 chromosome 5, PHallii_v3.1, whole genome shotgun sequence genome contains the following window.
TGGTGGCCTGCACAAGTCTCAAGTTCTCTCAAATGGCCTGTGTTATGTTTTCCTTTTGTGAGTGGAAATGATGAATACATTTCTACAAATATGAACTTGTAGGACCTGCCGGCACCGACTAGCACCACATTAGAATTTGATATCCATGGAAGTCCATCACAACATGACCCAGTAGCCAGGCCCAGCAGATAAAAGGAGCTGACTTATCATGCATGCATGAAGAAAAAGCCCGTGGTTCCCAATACATTTAGCCCAGATCCACACAACCTTCAAGCACCTGCCCTGTTGGGCCACATGTAAACGGAAGACCAAGTCGCATTTTCGATACTCTTTCTAAATTTCTCTCTAAATTATCATTTGGATTTGGAGAGCCTTCTGCATAAAAATTGCTTTTTATATATTTTCCCTCTTCAAAAATTTCTACACTCTAGAAAGCTATTTTTGTTATCTATCTTTGGCTAGCGAGAAATATGGAATAGAGAATATCTACATTTGGATAACCACTTAGAGAAGCTATAGGAGGGTATTTTTTTCATAAAAATCTCTATTCCTAATAATAAGAAAAGATACAGAGAGTCTTTTAAACTTGCTCTAAGCGGCTAAAAAGTTATGCAACATACGTCAACAACCGTGTTGTATTTGCAAAAAAGAAGGCGTATTACATGTGCTCCGATTCTATGTACTGTCTAGATTTTCATTATTTCATATTAAAGGAACTCGATCCGCCGGGGTAAGATCTCCCGAAGGTATTGTGATTTAGGTAGAAGACAATCTCTCACGTGGGTCGAGAAAAGCTTCcgaaccccactctacccataCACAGTGGCACCGCAGCCCACGTGAGACTGTACTGGCCTTAGATCTGTGCTTTGATGTGGAGCCGGTGAGAGGATTTTTTTCAACATGCGGATAAACTTCGCCACCTCCAGCCAACAAATGCGTCCCCAAGGAGATCGAACTCTGGCCGGCATGGTGCCAAGCGCACCGCAGGCTATTCCATATTAAAAATTGTCATCTTTAAAAGTTTTTTATTATCTTCCATGCTTGAAGCAACATCTCCGTTATGATACTTATGTCTTGTTCCATTCAAACTTCTATCTTAGATAAAGCTTAACGCCGCTCGAGTTTGGAAATAATCCCTCATTTAATCTTTGAGCCATGCCATGATCCCGTAAGGAGCTTCCTTTTTATTAGCTTCGGTGTGATCACTAGCAAGACTATCATTTAAGATTTAAGGTTTACTATTCGGGATGTGAGTTTTTCGCTGAAGAAAGACTAGAAGTTCATAACAAAATACGGCATATGGTAGATCAGTTCGGCGGTAGAGGCAAACAGGAACAATGAGGCAAGATGACAGTAACAACACTAATCAGAGAGTGGCAGTGACGGAAGAGGAGGCAGCTGCCATGAGCTACCACGGCCTTAATGGAGCACTTTGCCGATGTTTGCCAACTTGTTGATTTGGCAAGGTCCTACTCCACCACATCATGTACAATGTTGCCATAGGCATCCTTGTGAAGAAAGTGATGAGGGGAGAAACATTGAAAGTTGACGTAGAAACATTGAAAGTGAGAAAAATCATATGATACAAATGATTAAACAGTTTGGCTCCAATAGACATTAGACAAGGtttctcctttcttttccttatTAGGTTGGATCATCCTCGTACCCTACAAGTTCCTATTTCAGCAAAATGTAACAAGTCGAGTGCTAGTTTTAACGTCTAAAAAGTTTGCACATTACACACGCCGAGTTACCACATAAAGTAAGAACCAGTTTGAAAATGGAGGAATAAGCTCAAAACCCCCCGTTCGAATCTTGTAAAATGCTCATGCTTCCAAACGGCATTCAAAATGGATCACTTGGCCCGTGAAGCTTACTCTATTCCATCCTTCTTGTCCGCCTTCTAGCTCGTGTGCACGTGTGAGAGAGAATCGGTCCCTTGCTTGAGCCGGAGTGCCAGTACCCACTGCCCAGTGCTTGCTTGGGACGGACCTGGCTCGGCGGGACCAGCTCCAGCGCCGACCCAGGGACCCAGCTGCCAGCTCCACCACCGACCCGCCGCGTCAAGCCGTGCTCGCACCCGAGCCGTCCGTCCCCATCCTCCCCTCCGGGAACCAACGGCAAGCGTGAATCCTACCAACCGCCAACGCCGCCGCGTCGTCGTCCCGTAACCCACCCCCGCCGCCTCGCCTCCCGTCCGTGTCCGCGCCCGCTCGCGATAAGGCTACTCCTCGTGGCCACTAAAACCGAGACCCACCTCTCCAGAGTGAAGAAGGGGGAAAAAACAAGGGGAAGCCCCTCTCTCCAAGTCGCGCGCCTCccacctcgccggcgccgcccgcccgccctccCTCCCTCCGCCGCCATGAGTGCGCTCCaggcctccctcctcctccgcccgctccCCTCGCCGCTGCCCCCGAGGCGCCGGCTGCCGCTCCCCTCCGCGTCCGCCTCCTTCCCCCGCGCGCTCCCCGCGCACCGCCGCGCACCGCTCTGTCTCCGCGCATTGGCCCCCGACGCGCCGCAGCCCGccgcccccgagccgcccgcgGCGGAGGCCGAGCCCGAGCCGGAGCCCGAGGGGGAGGCCACGGGCGCGGCGTCCGCGGCGCAGCCCGCGGCGATGAGCGGGAAGGGGGAGCTGGAGGACCTGGTGGACAAGGCTAGGGCCTGGGTCGTGGCGGTTGCGGCCGCGGTGGTGGCCGCGGTAAGGAGGTTTGTCGACTGGGTGGTGTCCGGGGACTGGATGAGCTGGTGGCCCTTCTGGCGGCCCGACCGCCGGGTGCAACGGCTGATCGATGACGCGGACGCCAACCCCACCGACGCCGCCAAGCAGAGCGCGCTCCTCCACGAGCTCAACAAGTTCAGGTGCGTTGTTAACTCGGAGAATTGGGCGAATGTAGTTCTGATTCAGTAAATAGCGTGGTGATTTGGACGCTTCGGATAGTTTGACTTAATTAACAAGGATGGAATCAATCTTAGGAACACTTTGAAAAGTTTGTGGGTATGAATTCCAACTTTTGTGATGTTGAGTTGATTCTGTTCCCTCGATATACCCGATATGTTGATTTGCTGATTTCAATGTTATCACGAAAAAAATGTGAGGAGTGGCTGATGATTCATACTGCTGGATCATTGCCAGGAGAAAGCATAAATCATGGATGTTCTGAAATTTGTGGCCAAGTCATCCATTTCTCTTATAGTTGGAGTCCTTGTATCTGCACAATCATTATTAGTGGTTGTAGTGTTGACATATGTTGTGGAGTTCTTTGCCGTGCTATCTGTTGGAACTTGGAACTATTTAGACAATTAATGATAACGGGAGAAACATTTTTCTTGTTAGTTTGTACTGAAAATTGTAAGAAATCTTCTACTGAGAAACTACAGAATGGTATCTTCCCCTACTTGATTTCCCAATATTTTGGCGTGCATTGAAATTATGGCAGCCCGGAAGATGTCATTAAAAGGTTTGAGCAAAGAAGTCATGCTGTGGATAGCAGAGGGGTTGCAGAGTACCTCCGGGCACTAATTCTCACTAATACTATAGCTGATTACCTTCCAGATGAACAATCTGGGAGGTCTGCAAGTCTGCCAGCGTTGGTAAGTTTCTTTTGCAATTCCTTATACCACATTTGGTAACTTAACTGAAATCCAGCTTTCCCAATCCTTCTACCATGCCACCCAATGTCCATGCCCAAGTACTTGATTGCTCAATCTATAACCATGTTTCTAGGGATGCTTTTAAGTATACCATTTGTTGAGACACTTTTTTCAAGTAAAGTTTGCTTGTTTCTTCATAATGAGAAACAATGCTGCGATCCTGCAAAAGCTCGGGGCTTCTATCTTCCTGATATTACCATTCCTTCTGTCCTATGGTTTCTGTCAGCTGCCACTCTGTGTTGACTTCTACTACCTTAGAGTTTTAGTCACCATGTTGTAACCACTTCTTCACTCTCCGTAATATGCATTTATGTCAGTAGTTGCAAGAGTTGAAGCAGCGTGTATCTGGGAATGAGGATAAACCTTTCATGAACCCTGGGATATCAGAAAAGCAACCGTTACATGTAGTAATGGTGAGTTACCATACCTTTAAATCATGCTATTGGTTTATTGATCATGACCATTTGATAGCCAGGGGTCAAATTCTTGTGGTATTAATCCTTAAATTATGCTTTGATGGATTTCGTTGCATCATCAGGTTGACCCCAAAACAACTGGTAGATCAACACGGTTTGCTCAAGAGATCTTCTCAACTATCTTGTTCACAATTGCTGTTGGGATAATGTGGTATGTTCAACCTTTCATGATTCTACTAGCTAGCATTTTGCTAATTCATATTATACCATGATGTTCATATCAACCTCTTTTGTTCACTTCCAACTTGGCTTAATGATCAAGTCACTGAGAGGTATTTAGCTTGAACCAACCATCGCGACGAGACCAAATTTTTAATTCGATAACTAGATGCAAATTGAACGGATTCCCACATTCCTACTCTCTTGTGGTTTAACTCAGGCACAGAATTGTCATGTCAAACACAAGACTTCTAATGATCATAGTTAGTGCATTCACTGTAGATACTTGAGTACTGTAGAGAATTGAGAAACAATTTTGTTATTCCATTTTAAATGAATAATTTTATGAATCTGTTAATTGCTTGGGCCAAACTTCTTGTATTGAACAATTTATGTTACTTTTCTGATACTCACTGTCACTGTGCTATATTTTGTTTCAGGGTGATGGGTGCTGCTGCGCTTCAAAAGTATATTGGTAGCTTAGGTGGAATTGGGGCACCTGGTGTTGGTTCTAGCTCATCATATTCCCCAAAAGAGATTAATAAGGATATCATGCCCGAGAAGGTATGTGATTACGCTTAATAAAGTATTTTGTACAAGAACAATACCTTGGTCCACCATCAGTTAATACATAAACTGTAGTGTTTTTTTTATACAATACTATTTTCATTGTGGTTGTTTTTTTATTAATATGATCTCTCGGTACAGAAACAAACACATATTCAATCGAACATTTTCTGTTACAGAATGTCAAGACATTTAAAGATGTCAAAGGTTGCGATGATGCAAAAAAGGAACTTGAGGAGGTAGTTGAGTATCTCAAAAACCCTTCAAAGTTCACTCGCCTTGGTGGAAAGCTACCGAAGGTAATCATTCTATGCCATACTGCAAGCAACATTTTGTTGTTACCTTGCTCTGTGAACTCCTCAAGATATACATGTCATTTTTTATTGGCTGATTGAGCTGTTGTAAATCTTGTTTTTTAATAAATTCTCCCTTTTTTTGCAGGGCATACTTTTGACTGGTGCTCCAGGAACTGGGAAGACACTACTTGCAAAGGTAAACTTGTTTGGAGGTCTCATTAATTGTTTGATGTGTtctatttttttttctcttgTGAGGGAGCAGCTCACACGCTAGATAGTTTGAGCATGAGTTAGCTATACTACTTCTTGAATTTTGCACTATGctatatactccctccgtccgtAAAAACAAGTAATTCTGGGATTCAAAATTTGTCTCAAAAAACAAGTCATTGCCACCCCATTTAGTATGTGCATGTGCATGCAGCAGTCAATTAGCACCAAACATGGTTAATAAATAGGGGCAAGTAAGGTTATTTTACTTATTAATTCGCCCTAAAGTTCCTAGAATGaccttttctttttattttttttggttggggggggggggttcagAGGGAGTACAATGTAGTGCCATCTCCAGCTGTTTCCCTTGAAGGAAGTTCCTTTCCTCTGTTATTATAAGCTATAGGGTCCTAGGACCATAGCATGTACTCCTCTCATTTTTATCCTATATAGAGCAACTGGCTGTAGTtatctgattttttttttatgCTACTGCTGTTTCCTTGAACAAACAATATCTTACTGGGTGTGGCCTTTTGCTCTAGGCCATTGCTGGAGAAGCTGGTGTACCATTTTTTTACCGAGCAGGTTCAGAATTTGAGGAAATGTAAGATCTCTTGTATGGTGCCATCTGGCCTTATAATTTTCTTGTATTCTTCCGGAACTTTATTCTACAAATTGTCATTTTGTCTTTCTTGAGGCAGAAAAATAACCCATGGTCGATGTCTGTGATTTGAATTATTCCATAATGTTGTTGAAATGCTACTAAATGATACTACCTTCTTGGCATTCATGACAAATACAAGTCTGTAACATCTGAAATTTAATATCACCAGGCTATTTATTACTATCAAAGTTTCCTTGTTTAACTATGACTTACCGTGACTATCTTCTCAGGTTTGTTGGTGTTGGTGCTCGGAGAGTGAGGTCATTGTTTCAAGCCGCAAAGAAGAAGGTATTTACACCTTTTTTCTCTCAACTTGTATTTTTCTGAGCTTCCTCTTAAACATTTTCTCTGTGTCTATGGTTTCTCAATCAGAGCTAGCTACCTACCTCGGCAACCTTTCATTTACTCACTTCCTTTGACTACCCTATGGAATTTGAGTATGCAGCAGCGGATATATTATTAGTGCATTGTTTTACATTAATTGATGACTCATTGGTTTCTTTCCAGAAGGGTAAATATTGAACCTCCTTTTGCTTTCATCACAAAAAGAATAGTCCCATCCAGAAATATTATTTATTATTTGATCGGTCAAAATTCCTGTACTTTGAATGCGAATATGTTTTGCAAGGGGACAAAACTATTTAGTTTAGTAACATGAACAATGGTATTATATATATGTTATGAAATGTGCTTCTGAAATGCAATATTTTTATGTTTTTTACTAATATATTATTGTCAAAACTAGTGGTCAAAGTTATATATTGGAGGCTAATCTTGTCCAAAGAGTCATGCATTCTTGAATACAGGGGACAATGTCGCATTAACGATCTTTCTTTTTTCAGGCACCATGCATTGTCTTCATTGATGAAATAGATGCTGTGGGTTCAACTAGAAAACAATGGGAAGGGCACACAAAGAAAACACTGCATCAACTTCTTGTTGAGATGGATGGGTTTGAACAGAACGAGGTAAAGTTAGGCTATCACGTAATTGAATAAGCACTGTACTCAGACCTTTATCTGACTCTTTCCAATTGATATGAATCTTACAGGGAATAATTGTAATGGCTGCAACAAACTTGCCAGACATTCTTGACCCTGCACTCACGCGACCTGGTAGATTTGATAGGCATGTAAGTCACCTGAGCAAATGTTTTCCTGATTCTGTTGAAGAGTATCCAATTCCAAAATTTCTATTTAGTGTGGTGCTAAAGTAAATTGATTAACTCTGTCGAGCTTTCTCTGCTAGATTGTTGTCCCAAGCCCAGATGTGCGGGGTCGCCAAGAGATTCTGGAGCTCTATTTGCAAGACAAGCCAGTGGCCAATGATGTAGATATCAATGCAATTGCCCGTAGTACACCCGGTTTTAATGGGGCTGGTACGCACATTTCCCCTTATTCCACTGCTGTGGAAGTGATATTTCACATTTCATCTTATAAAAGCACCATGAGGGATTTCATATCCGGATAGTGATTGGGTAATTCTTTTCAGCGAACGCGTGTGTAGCGCAGTGGTTGGGGTGCCGCTGTGCAAACCAGCCGGTCGGGGGTTTGAGCCCCCGGTCTCGCACCAAAAAAACCTCCTCGCTTGTCCCATGTCCAAAGCATAGTTGGGGTCCGGCCTTTCTCACGGGTAACGGGCCACTATGTACGGGTGGGACAGGGGTTCGGGGGTTTTCTAGACCTGCGTGAGAAGGTCTTCTTCTTAGTGCAATGCCGTGGGGGCGGTCTCCCCCCACAGGTCTAGTTTTTTTGGTAATTCTTTTCATTACCAGACCACTTTCCTGATTTCCCTTTTGTCATTTACGATTCCAGGTCCTAACCTTTCTTTGAGTATAAATACAATATTAAACATTTTTCActttatgaaaatatattaaAGATGCCTTGTGTATAATGTTTTCGATCTTACACCGATGTTCTGACATTTCTTTGTTCATTTCTGTTAGACCTAGCGAACCTTGTAAACATTGCAGCAATTAAGGCTGCAGTTGAAGGTGCTGACAAGTTGACTGCTGCACAATTGGAGTTTGCCAAAGATCGTATTATCATGGGAACTGAGAGGAAATCAATGTTCATATCTGATGATTCGAGAAAGGCATGTTTATTCTTGTTATTTTTCCTTTTTGGCAAGTTAAAAAGAGCAAGTAGTTCCAATATCAGTTTTTGTTAATCTATAGATTGGAGAAACTGTGAATCCAGTATATAattaatttctttttttttcaataGCTTACTGCCTACCATGAAAGTGGACATGCTATTGTTGCCCTCAACACCCAGGGTGCTCACCCCATTCACAAGGCAACTATCCTTCCTCGTgggtctgcccttggaatggtCACACAACTTCCCTCACAAGATGAGACTTCTATTAGCAAGAAACAACTCCTGGCACGTCTTGATGTTTGCATGGGTGGGAGGGTTGCTGAAGAGCTGATCTTTGGGGAAGACAATGTTACAACTGGGGCAAGAAATGATCTTCATACTGCAACGGAGCTTGCCCAGTACATGGTGATTATTTGTCTGCTGGGAAATTGATAATTAGATGTGTTCTAAGTTGGCTTAACTAACTATGACTTCACAGGTATCAAACTGTGGGATGAGTGATGCTATTGGTCCTGTGCATGTGAAAGAGCGGCCAAGTGTAGAGATGCAATCGAGGATAGATGCTGAGGTATTTTTTCATAGGCCTTGTGCTCAAATATACTGATGAGTGGTGACATTTTGACTTTTTTGGGTAAACATTTAGGGAGTTCTGTTCCTATATTTTTTGGGTAAATGGTAGCTCATGTTGTATGTTCCTTTCATTCTCAATATATCACTTGTTTAAGCTAGTGATCAGTGTCTGGTTTGCTTGTGCGTAGTCTGCATTAACTAGTCTAGTGTTCGATGTGGTTGGCTGCATTGCTGACCTTAATGAAATGGCTGCGATTTCCTCTTGCATTTTCTGATAACATGGCCTTGCAGGTAGTGAAGCTCCTAAGAGAGGCTTATGGGCGGGTCAAGCGTTTGCTTAGGAAGGTTTGTCTCGCCACCATGATGGGTTCTGCCCCAGCATGATCACTGTCATGTAACTCCAGATCCTCATGCCTCATTTAACATTGATTCATTGTTCCAAACTTTTTTCAGCATGAGAAGCAATTACATGCGTTAGCGAATGCACTGCTGGAGCACGAAACACTTACTGCGGATGAGATCAACAAAGTAGTTCATCCATACCAAGAAGAGCCCCAGTTCTCCTTCCAAGATGAGGAGTTTGCCCTCACTTAAAAGATTATTTCGTTACATCCAGACAGCGTTCACCAACTGTGAATTGTAAATCCATGTACAGTAAGTGGTGCCTAGATGAACCATGGAAGTTCTTTCAGACGTCCCCCTTCTGTAAAAGGGGGTACAAAACCTGTGGTGCATTTTCTTCTCGGCACCATTTTCATTTGGTGAACAGTCAAGCATCAGAAGAAGAGATTTGCAAAGGGTGATGCAAGCTTATCGATAATTCTTTCATTGGAAGACCACCATGGTCCCTGGCAAAGCATTGGGTTGCAAAGCCCTGCCATACTTTTAGTTTAGCTAGGAGAGATATAGGTGTAACATTGCATGTTCTGAATGCTAGGTTTCTGATTAGGGTGACATGTTTTTACAATGTTCTTTTCACCTTTTTGTTGCATTTGCTGTAAGGAACCCGTACATATAATGGTTGAACGATATACCTGCAATGTATTCATACTGCTAACATAAACACTGATTGTCCTGTCCatgttttgttttgtttctcTTAGATACTCTCTTCATTCTAGATTTACTTCACTTTACCTTTATCCTAAGTTAATCTTTTCTAAGTTTATACCAAATAAATGCATTGTCAAGATATTATTTCACGGTGGATTCAATGAGGCTACTTTTATATTGCAGATGTTTGTGTTTTTCTTTCCAGTTAAAATTATACAAGTTTGACTTGGGGATAAAACTAAAATAACTACTACCTCTGTCCAAAAAGTCAAATGTTCTTCATCTTTGATCAATAATATCTTCAAAAGTAATTAATTTTATATAGAAAAGTTATATTTTATGATAGTTGGTTTCATTTTGAATCAATTAATATTATTTCATATCATCAATCTTTATAATGTTTTACTATTTAtagttaaagtttaaaaggtttgacttggaaaaaaatataaatatagCTATATTTTGGGATAGAGGAGTATAATTTAAAAGGGTGAATATGATGCATATCAAGCTGGTTGTTGCAAAAAAAAATGCATATCCTGGCATTCAGGTGTGAGGACACCGCTTGCGGAGTGGAGCGCGGTAGCGCTCTGCATAACCCAGCAATTCAGAACGTTTACTTGCTCCGTTGAGTAGTATTCCAAGGTTTCATTTCCATTAAAACAAAGAAGTTTACAGGTGGAATTCATGCATTCCCTCACATGAACCCATGACAAAACCCATCGTCGTCTTATTCAGCAGCCTGCGGATCTTTGCCGGCCACCAGGACAGCAAACCAGATGCTCCTATACAATGCTTACAATTTGCACGCGAACCTACAACGCTGAAGAGAAAAAGCTGTACCCCTCTATGTACCTCGTGCAGAAGAAACGAAAGAACCAAAGAATGTACACTGCTCAAGCCGTCAAGCGAGCAAAGCCGAAGGAATGCAATTGCAATGTTGCAGACCAGCTTCGAGTCTCCTACGCCTCGGAGACCAGCTCCTTGTTGCTGATGGCCACCGGCGCCGGGATGACGGTGCCGGCGATCCCCGGCCACCAGTACTGCTGCAGCCGCTCGACGCCCGGCAGCTGCCAGACGATCTCCGGCTGCttccggcggcgcggcggcgccctgGCCAGCGCGCTGAGCGCCCTGAAGTAGTTGCTGGACTCGTGGTCCCGGAGGATGGCGCCCTCGGCGCCGTAGGCCGACAGGTCGCTCAGCGTCTCGAGCGGGTGCGGCGAGTTGAGGAAGGCGCGCAGCGCGCTGGCCACCAGGGCCCTCGGCGCGGCGTCGTCCGGGTCCAGCCGGAACAGCGCCGCGCCCTCCGGGAGGAACGGGTGCCGCGGCGACGCGCTGCTGTCTGGCTGCAGGATGTAGGTGGCGCCCATGGGCGTGTAGAGCGCCCGGTGGGTGTTGAGGCACGGGTGGGTGCGGAGCACGCCGTTGAGGCGCTTGAGCAGCGCGATGGCGTGGCCCGGGTAGCGGCACGAGAAGGCCCTGGGCACGATGTCCCGGTGCATAGCCACGGACCGGACGTGCGCCTCGCCGACGCCCAGCGCCTCTAGCACGCGGTGCCCGCCGCAGAACACGGATGGCGCCCCGAACGTGACCACGGGGTGGAGCGCCTCGGGCGCCACCACCCCGCGCGCCAGCAGCATCAGGCTGACCAGCACCGCGAGGCTGCCGCCAAGGGAGTGGCCCGTgagccgcagccgcgcgcgccgcccgccgcccccgtgcGCCGCCAGGTGCGCCTCGATCTCCGGCATCACCTGCTCGAGGATGCCCTTGGCCGCCTCGTAGATGCCGCGGTGCACCAGCACCCCCGTGCCCTCGAACTCAGTGGGCTCGAACAGGAGGTTGGCCTGCCACGACGCCAGCGAGTCGGAGCCCTGGATGACGAAGCACCGGGTGCGCGCGTCCGCCTCGTCGCACGCGAACCACTCGCACGGCGACGACAGCGGCGACCGCAGGTCGCGGGCCGCCtcctgc
Protein-coding sequences here:
- the LOC112893048 gene encoding ATP-dependent zinc metalloprotease FTSH 9, chloroplastic/mitochondrial; its protein translation is MSALQASLLLRPLPSPLPPRRRLPLPSASASFPRALPAHRRAPLCLRALAPDAPQPAAPEPPAAEAEPEPEPEGEATGAASAAQPAAMSGKGELEDLVDKARAWVVAVAAAVVAAVRRFVDWVVSGDWMSWWPFWRPDRRVQRLIDDADANPTDAAKQSALLHELNKFSPEDVIKRFEQRSHAVDSRGVAEYLRALILTNTIADYLPDEQSGRSASLPALLQELKQRVSGNEDKPFMNPGISEKQPLHVVMVDPKTTGRSTRFAQEIFSTILFTIAVGIMWVMGAAALQKYIGSLGGIGAPGVGSSSSYSPKEINKDIMPEKNVKTFKDVKGCDDAKKELEEVVEYLKNPSKFTRLGGKLPKGILLTGAPGTGKTLLAKAIAGEAGVPFFYRAGSEFEEMFVGVGARRVRSLFQAAKKKAPCIVFIDEIDAVGSTRKQWEGHTKKTLHQLLVEMDGFEQNEGIIVMAATNLPDILDPALTRPGRFDRHIVVPSPDVRGRQEILELYLQDKPVANDVDINAIARSTPGFNGADLANLVNIAAIKAAVEGADKLTAAQLEFAKDRIIMGTERKSMFISDDSRKLTAYHESGHAIVALNTQGAHPIHKATILPRGSALGMVTQLPSQDETSISKKQLLARLDVCMGGRVAEELIFGEDNVTTGARNDLHTATELAQYMVSNCGMSDAIGPVHVKERPSVEMQSRIDAEVVKLLREAYGRVKRLLRKHEKQLHALANALLEHETLTADEINKVVHPYQEEPQFSFQDEEFALT
- the LOC112893049 gene encoding uncharacterized protein LOC112893049; the protein is MVASVAAAGAAAAAAAAGPRRGGRREPATMHAGIRRSRSEPHLRCSRRGGAAGASLTTSRSIGVFPFQFGAAPLRPPPLPDGGGDGSRLLTVADDPQPPEPEAEAEPEMPAARRPEAHWLERLLELRSRFHDPAKRDVLGDEDFDDDDVYHHDGDHDGGCGVSYDDDEEEEAEDARWDQHSFGKLLARAPLGEARLFAQLAFLCNMAYVIPEIKVEELKKHYGLRFVTSSLEKKAEAGIISAKLDADSTRPRTAPAYEVASGPQPRRPIRSHLAYEVAASAASYVRARARGLLSFGAPPQHQQAAGQSRLYNSGVAAYMAASTVTAVVAAEDEARQEAARDLRSPLSSPCEWFACDEADARTRCFVIQGSDSLASWQANLLFEPTEFEGTGVLVHRGIYEAAKGILEQVMPEIEAHLAAHGGGGRRARLRLTGHSLGGSLAVLVSLMLLARGVVAPEALHPVVTFGAPSVFCGGHRVLEALGVGEAHVRSVAMHRDIVPRAFSCRYPGHAIALLKRLNGVLRTHPCLNTHRALYTPMGATYILQPDSSASPRHPFLPEGAALFRLDPDDAAPRALVASALRAFLNSPHPLETLSDLSAYGAEGAILRDHESSNYFRALSALARAPPRRRKQPEIVWQLPGVERLQQYWWPGIAGTVIPAPVAISNKELVSEA